The DNA region GGGAAAGCACGGAGATTATCCAGCTGCGCCAGGGTTCTTCAGGCGAACTGGAATCGCTCAAATCGCATCCCTGGATAAAGCCCTGGCTGGACAAGATGCCCGGTCAAGGGCCGGCAACCGCCGCGCCGACGGTCCAGGCGCCGGCCCTGTCCGGCGAGCAATTCGGCAAGTATACGGTGGAGCGGAAACTGGGCCAGGGCGGGATGGGCGCGGTCTACCTGGCGTTTGACACGGTCTTGAAGCGCCGGGTGGCGCTGAAAGTCATGTCCGGCGAGGATGCCGATTCGCGGGAGCGGTTCCTGCGCGAGGCCCAGGCCTCGGCCAAGCTGCGCCATCCGCACATCATCCAGGTCTTTGAAATCGGCACCGAGGGCCGGTATCATTATTTCACCATGGAATATATCGAGGGCGGCTCGCTCCATGATTTAATCGGCAGCGGCGCCAGCCCGCGCCAGATTGCCGAGATTGTCGCCAAGATTGCCTCGGCCCTGCATTACGCCCACAGCCAGCAGCTGGTGCACCGCGACATCAAGCCGGCCAATATCCTGATAGACCAGAAAGGCGAGCCGTACCTGACCGATTTCGGGCTGGCCAAGGAGCTGACCGGCCTGGACCGGGCGCTGACCATGAGCGGGATGGTGGTGGGCACGCCCGATTATATGTCACCGGAACAGGCCAAGGGCGACAAGGATAAGATGGACAGCCGGAGCGACATATTTTCTCTGGGCGCCACGCTCTACCATTCCCTGACCGGGAGACTGCCGTTCCAGGGCAAGGAACTTTACGAGGTGATGGAGAAGGTGGTGCATTACGACCCGGCGCCGCCCACCCGGCTGGTCCGCAACCTGGCCCGCGACATCGAGACCATCTGCCTGAAGTGCCTGGAGAAGGAGCCGACCAGCCGCTACCAGACCGGACAGGAACTGTCCGACGATTTACTCAGGTTCGTCCGGGGCGAGCTGATTATGGCCCGGCCCAGCGGGCTGGTTACGATGGTATACAAGAAAGCGGCCAAGAACAAGATAGCCAGTTTGGCCATTGCCGGGGCTTTGGCGGTACTGATAGCGGTCGGCGCCTGGCTGATGATTTCGTCCGCCCGTAATAAGGAACTGGTGGTGAAATACCGGCTGGAGGCCGAGGAATTATACCGCCGGAACGATTATAACGAGGCGAAGGTCCGGGCCAGCAAAGCGCTGGCGCTTTTGCCCGATGACCGGGCGATGCAGGATTTAATCATTAAATGCGACGAAGTCCTGAATGAAAACGAGGCGCAGGCCAAGAAGGCCAGGGATGCCCGGGACCGGGCCCGGGGCGTTTTAGGACGGATGAAAAGCATGGACAAGCCCATAGCCGACGACCGGATAAAGGTGGCCGAGGATGCCCTGAAGATAGACCCGGGATTTGACGAGGCCTGGATGACGCTGGGCTACGCCTACATGGATAAGGTGGATTTTTACAAGGCCGAGCAGGCGTTTGGCAAGGCAATCGAGTCCAACCCCCAACTGGCTTACGCCTATTACGAGCTGGCGCTAATTTCGCGCGACATACGCAAGAACAACAAAAAAGCATTGGCTGATTTCGGCAAGGTGATTGAATTCGACCCGGGCAGCCATATCGGATATTTTGCCAAGGGCATCATAGAATACCAGCAGGGCCATATCGACGAGGCCATAAAATGTTTTGGCGAGGCCGTCCGGCAGAAGCGGGATTATGCCGAGGCGTATGAGAACCTGGCCGTGGCGAAGAGCGATAAGGGCGATACCGAAGGCGCGCTAAAGGATTATGAAAAGGCGATACAATTGAAGCCGGGCTATGCGGACGCCTATTACAACCGCGGGACGACGGAGTATAATAAAGGCGACCTGGCCGGCGCGCTCAAGGATTTTGACAAGGCCATAGAATTGGGGCGAGACGATAAAAATATTGACGCCTATTACAGCCGCGGGCTGACAAAATACAAACAGGGCGACAGCGAAGGCGCGCTCAGGGATTTTGATAAGGTGATAGAACTCGACCCGGAGCATTCCAACGCCTATATCTGGCGCGGGTTTTCCCGGGAGAAAAAGGGGGACGCCGGCGGGGCCATGGACGATTATAACCGGGCGGTTGAGCTTAACGCCGGCGATAATATCGTGTATTATAACCGGGGGGCGCTTAAATACAACCGGGACGATATCGAAGGCGCGATGGAGGACTTTGAGGTCTCCATCCGGATTAACCCGAATTATGCCCAGGCATATTGCAAGCGCGGAATTATCAAAAAAGACCGGGGCGATATCGAAGGCGCCATTGCGGATTATGACCGGGCCATCCGGCTCAATCCCGACCTGGCGGTGGCATATAACAGCCGGGGCCTGGCCAGGCTGGTCCGGAGGGATATTGAGGATGCGCTTAAGGATTTTAATATGGCCATTCAGCTCAATCCGGAAGACGCGGTTGCCTATACCAGCCGCGGCAATATCAGGGATATGAAAAATGATTCAGCCGGCGCGCTTGAGGATTATAACAAATCCATCGAGATTAATCCGAATTACGCCAATGCTTATTTCAACCGCGGGGTGACCAGGGCCGACAGAGGCGATATCGAGGGGGCAATGAAGGATTATGACCGGGCCATCGAACTCGACCCGAAGGACGCCCGGGCGTATTACAGCCGGGGAATCAGCAAATACGACCTGAAGGACGCCAAGGGCGCGCTTAAGGATTACGACAAGGCTATCGAGTTCAATCCTGAGTATGGCGAGGCGTATTATAACCGGGGGGTGGTCAGGAGTCGTAAGGGTGACGCGGACGGCGCCATAAAGGACTTCACCAACGCCATCCGGATTAACCCGAATCGGGCCGACGCCTATATGAGCCGGGGCATAGCCCGGGAAAAGAAGCTGGATATAAACGGCGCCATAGACGACTACGGCAAGGCCATCCAGCTTGAGCCGGGCAATGCCGGGGCGTATAACAATCGGGGAATGGCCAAAGCCAACAAGGGAGACGCCAAAGGCGCCATAAATGATTTTGACAAGGCCGTGGAACTCAAACCAGATTATGCCGAGGCGTATCACAGCCGCGGGGTGGTAAAGTATAACAGCGGAGATGTCGCAGGCGCCGTAAAGGATTTTACCAGGGCCGTAGAAATCAGGCCTGATTATGCACGGGCATATTATTACCGCGGAGTGGCATTGAACGCCCAACAGAAATACGACCCGGCGCTGGCGGACTTCGAAAAGGTATTGGAATTGGATTCAGGCTCGGAACTCAAGGTAAAGGCCAGAGAGATGATAGAGAGGATAAAAGGAAAACAGGGTAAATAGCGGCAGGAGTCTGCCCGTTGCCTGAACCTTAGATATTTTATGCCAGAACTGCCGGAAGTAGAAACGGTTTGCCGGGGGTTGCGCAAGTATGCGCTGGGTCTGAGGATTAAGGATGTCCGGGTCAGCCTGCCCAAGATTATCAATGTTCCGGTAGGACAATTCCGCAGACATCTTATCGGCGCCACGATTAAGGACGTGCAACGCCGGGCCAAGACCATTAATATCAGGTTTTCCAATGGCTACTGGCTGGTGGTTCATCTTAAGATGTCCGGCCAGCTGCTCTATCTGTCCAAGGCCGAACCTATTAGGAAACATACCCATGTCATCTTTGGCTTGAGCAATGGTGATACTTTGCGGTTTTGGGACCAGCGCCAGTTCGGGTATGTGCGCCTGTTTGACGGCCCGGGCCGGGACCGGTTTATGGCCGAGCTGGATTTCGGGCCTGAGCCACTGGAAAAGGGTTTTACCCTGGAGCGTTTCAGGAGGATGCTGGCAACCAAGCCCAGAGCGCGTATTAAGCCGCTCCTGATGGACCAGACCTTTATCAGCGGCATCGGCAATCTCTATGCGGACGAGATTCTGTTTTACGCGAGGATTCATCCGCTCACCCGGGTCAAGGCAGTAAGAGACCTGCAAATTAAGAAGATTTTCCAGGGCATCAAGCAGATACTGGCCTTAGGCGTCAAGAAGCGGGGCAGTTCCATCGAGTTATATGTGGATGTGGAGGGCAAGCCGGGCGGGTTTGTGCCGTATATCAAGGCCTACGGCCGGGACGGTCAGGCCTGTGTCCGTTGTAAAACACCGATTCAGCGGATAAAGATCGGCGCGCGCAGCGCCTCGTTCTGCCCTAAATGCCAGAAGATATAGTTTTACCACAAAGACACCAAGGCGCGAAGAATACGAAGAGAACACGAATTTTACGAATAATACCGAATCAAACGAATAGGAATTACAGATTTATATTTTAGTATAATTTTATTGACTAATCTTTGAGTGAAGAGTAGAAATACCAGTAATTATTAACGCCCGAAATATATCCGTATCAGGGTATTAACACAACAGAAACGGAGTTGCAAATGAGACGATTAATAGTATTTTTAGCGTTGTTTTTATTCATCAGCGCGCCGGTGGCGCAGGTTTTAATGGCCCAGGATGCGGAAGGCGACGTGCAATTCAAAACGCTCTACCGGCAGGGGATTGATTTGGTCAAGCGGGGCAAATACCAGGACGCCTACGTGTCTTTTGAGAAGGCGCTGCAATTAAGCCCGTCATCGGACCTGGTGCGTTTTATGATTCAGGAGACCGGCGACCTGATAATCAAGGAGATGATGAGCAATCCTGATTTGAAGCAGACGGCTTTGCGGATTCTGGAACTGGGTAAAGGCGCCTTCCAGCGCTATGTCCGTTCCCCAGAACAGATTCAGGCCATTGTGGCCCAGCTGGAGGGGTCCTTTGATAAGAAGTGGGAGGCCATCAATACGCTGGCGGCCATCGGCCAGCGGGCCGCGCCGTTCCTGATTGAGCAATTGGGTGATAAGTCGGACACGAAACGCACCGCCATGATGATGGCATTGGAGAAGATTGGCAATGAAGCGGTCTTGCCGATGATAGAGGCGCTCCAGAGCAAAAATATGCTGGTCCGGCAGAACGCGGCCATTGTCCTGGGCGTTATCCGGGATGACCGGGCATTGCCGGAATTAAAACGGGTTTACGAGGACGAGAAGGAATCTCCCGAGGTCAGGCGGCTGGTAGCCGATGCCCTGAAGAAGATAGCCCGGGTCGAACCGGACAAGT from Planctomycetota bacterium includes:
- a CDS encoding tetratricopeptide repeat protein, producing the protein MSGETLRIRQFHTEDEFRAWWESTEIIQLRQGSSGELESLKSHPWIKPWLDKMPGQGPATAAPTVQAPALSGEQFGKYTVERKLGQGGMGAVYLAFDTVLKRRVALKVMSGEDADSRERFLREAQASAKLRHPHIIQVFEIGTEGRYHYFTMEYIEGGSLHDLIGSGASPRQIAEIVAKIASALHYAHSQQLVHRDIKPANILIDQKGEPYLTDFGLAKELTGLDRALTMSGMVVGTPDYMSPEQAKGDKDKMDSRSDIFSLGATLYHSLTGRLPFQGKELYEVMEKVVHYDPAPPTRLVRNLARDIETICLKCLEKEPTSRYQTGQELSDDLLRFVRGELIMARPSGLVTMVYKKAAKNKIASLAIAGALAVLIAVGAWLMISSARNKELVVKYRLEAEELYRRNDYNEAKVRASKALALLPDDRAMQDLIIKCDEVLNENEAQAKKARDARDRARGVLGRMKSMDKPIADDRIKVAEDALKIDPGFDEAWMTLGYAYMDKVDFYKAEQAFGKAIESNPQLAYAYYELALISRDIRKNNKKALADFGKVIEFDPGSHIGYFAKGIIEYQQGHIDEAIKCFGEAVRQKRDYAEAYENLAVAKSDKGDTEGALKDYEKAIQLKPGYADAYYNRGTTEYNKGDLAGALKDFDKAIELGRDDKNIDAYYSRGLTKYKQGDSEGALRDFDKVIELDPEHSNAYIWRGFSREKKGDAGGAMDDYNRAVELNAGDNIVYYNRGALKYNRDDIEGAMEDFEVSIRINPNYAQAYCKRGIIKKDRGDIEGAIADYDRAIRLNPDLAVAYNSRGLARLVRRDIEDALKDFNMAIQLNPEDAVAYTSRGNIRDMKNDSAGALEDYNKSIEINPNYANAYFNRGVTRADRGDIEGAMKDYDRAIELDPKDARAYYSRGISKYDLKDAKGALKDYDKAIEFNPEYGEAYYNRGVVRSRKGDADGAIKDFTNAIRINPNRADAYMSRGIAREKKLDINGAIDDYGKAIQLEPGNAGAYNNRGMAKANKGDAKGAINDFDKAVELKPDYAEAYHSRGVVKYNSGDVAGAVKDFTRAVEIRPDYARAYYYRGVALNAQQKYDPALADFEKVLELDSGSELKVKAREMIERIKGKQGK
- the mutM gene encoding DNA-formamidopyrimidine glycosylase gives rise to the protein MPELPEVETVCRGLRKYALGLRIKDVRVSLPKIINVPVGQFRRHLIGATIKDVQRRAKTINIRFSNGYWLVVHLKMSGQLLYLSKAEPIRKHTHVIFGLSNGDTLRFWDQRQFGYVRLFDGPGRDRFMAELDFGPEPLEKGFTLERFRRMLATKPRARIKPLLMDQTFISGIGNLYADEILFYARIHPLTRVKAVRDLQIKKIFQGIKQILALGVKKRGSSIELYVDVEGKPGGFVPYIKAYGRDGQACVRCKTPIQRIKIGARSASFCPKCQKI